The Qipengyuania oceanensis genome includes the window CCAAGAAGTCCGTCCAGACCATCGCCGACGCGCTCGACATCGGGCTGATGGAGGCCGCACGCGGCATCATCGACATCGTCAACGAAAACATGTTCGGTGCCCTGCGGATGATCTCCGTCCAGCAGGGTTACGACCCGCGCGACTTCGCTCTGATGGGCTTCGGGGGCGCAGGTCCGCTGCACGTGAACGCCGTGGCCCGCCTGATGGGCAGCTGGCCCGCGATCAGCCCCGTCTCGCCCGGCGTGCTGTGCGCGCTGGGCGATGCGACGACCCGGATGCGAACCGAGACCGCGCGCAGTTTCAGCCGCCTCGCCAGGGACACCGACGTTTCCGAGCTCGTCGAACTGCTGGACGAGATGGCCGCGCAGACCCGTGCCGAACTGGAGGCCGACGGCATTCCCGCCGATACCATCCGCAGCGAGTTCGAGGTCGACGTGCGCTATGCCGGGCAGGCTTTCGAAGTGCCGCTCACGATCGATCAGGCGACCCTGCGCGACAAGGGGATCGACGGCATTCTCGCCCGGTTCGACGAGGAGCATCGGCGCCTGTTCACCTTCAACATGGATACGCCACACGAGATCGTGAACCTGCGCGCCGTGGCGCTGGGCGAGGCGCTCGAAATCGATGCCGCCGAGCTGGACAAGGGCGACGGCAATCCCGACGGCGCAAAGCTGCGCGACCACACGTTGTGGATGGGCGGGAAGCAGCGCGAAGCGGCGATCTACGACCGCTCCAGGCTGCGGCAGGGCGACACGATCCCGGGCCCCGCCATCATTACCGAAATGGACTCGACCACGCTGGTCGAGACGGATTGCGTCGCGACCATCGACGCCGTCGGCAACATCCTGATCAACCCGGCCTGAGGAGGCGCGAGACATGCCCGCTCAAATCGTCGAAACCAACGACACCCCCTTCCAGCGGCTCGATATCGATCCGGTCACGCTCGACATCATCGAGAATGCGCTGCGCAATGCACGCATCGAGATGGACGCGACGCTCGTACGCACCGCCATGTCGCCCGGCATCCGCGAACAGGGCGACAGCTTTCCGTTGATCGCGGACCCGGCCGGCAAGATGATCGTCGGGCAATTCGGCAGCTTCATCGATGGCTTCCTCAGGGGCTTCGACGGCACGCTGGAAGACGGCGACATGATCTTCCTGTCCGATCCCTATTCCTGCGAGGGCGCGATCAGCCATTCCAACGACTGGCTGGTGCTGCTGCCGGTATTCAAGGACGGGCGGCTGATCGCTTACACCGCGATGTTCGGCCACCAGTCCGATATCGGCGGCTCGGTCCCGGGATCGATGCCGATCCGCGCCAAGTCGATCTTCGAGGAAGGCGTGCGCATCCCGCCGGTGAAGATCTGGAAGAAGGGCGAGTACAACGAGGACCTGATGAAGCTCGTCATGCACCAGACGCGCAAGCCCGACTGGTGCCAAGCCGATCTCGACGCCCTGATCGCCAGCTGCCGGGTCGCCGCCAACCGGGTGGTCGAGATGGCCGAGCGATTCGGCGACGACGTCTACTATTCCGCGACGCAGGAGCTCCTGGCCCGCAATTACCGCGCCATGAAGGCACTGATCGGCCAGGCGGTTGCCGAGGAACCAGTCAGTTTCGAGGATTACATCTGCGACGACGGCATGGGCTACGGCCCGTACAAGATCAGGTGCACCATGCGGCGCGAAGGCGACAAGGTGGTGCTCGATTTCGAGGGCACCGATCCGCAAAGCGTCGCCTCGATCAATTTCTATCTCAATGAGAACATGTTCAAGATGTTCTTCGGCATCTACATGATCATGGTCTTCGACCCTCAGATCCTTTTCAACGACGGGTTCTACGACCTGATCGAGGTACGCATCCCGGAAGGATCGCTCCTCAAGCCCAAGTTCCCGGCAGCCCTGTCGGGTCGCACCCACGCCCTCGGGCGTATCTTCGACATCCTCGGCGGATTGCTGGGCCAGAAGACGCCCGAATTCCTCAATGCCGCGGGTTTCAGCTCCTCGCCGCACCTGTTCTATTCCGGGTGGGACAACCGTCCGGGGCACGAGGGTAACTGGTTCCAGCTGTTCCAGATCGGCTTCGGCGGGATACCCGGCAGGCCGCTGGGCGACGGACCGGACGGCCATTCGCTTTGGCCCGGCTTCACCAATGTCCCCAACGAGTTCCTTGAACGGTACTTCCCCTTGCGGATCGAGCGTTACGAGACCGAGCCGGACAGTGGCGGCGCGGGCCTGCATCGCGGCGGCAACGGCATCCACATGACCTACCGGTTCCTCGCCGATGGCGCGATCGCCATCCATGACGACCGCTGGTTCGTGCCGCCCTGGGGCGTCAACGGCGGCCATCCTGGCGAGCGCGCGACCAAGATCCTCGAGCGCGTCGACGGCACGAAGGAGATCGTCGGCAACAAGGTCGAAGAGGTCGAGGTCAAGGCAGGCGAGCAGCTCCATTTCATCACCTGGGGTGGCGGTGGCTGGGGCGACCCGCTCGACCGCGACCCCGAACTCGTCGCGCTGGAAGTGCGGCAGGGTCTGGTGACGGTCGACGGCGCGCGCGATTACGGCGTCGTCATCACCGATGAACACTCGGTCGACAGCGAGGCTACCGCCAAGCTGCGCGAGGAGATGAAGGCCGGTCGCGGCGAATTGCCCCTGTTCGATTACGGCCCGTCCATCGACGAGCTTCGCGCCGCCTGCGAGGCCGAGACCGGTCTGCCCGCGCCCGTACAGCCCGTCTGGCACGACCAGCCCGATTACGCGGAGGCAGCAGAGTGAGCACTCCTGCGCCCGGAGCGCTCAGCGACATCCGAGTGATAGAAATGGGCCAGCTGCTCGCCGGCCCGTTCTGCGGGCAATTGCTCGGCGACATGGGTGCCGACGTCATCAAGCTCGAGCCGCCCGGCGCCGGCGACCCCATGCGGCTATGGGGCCAGGGCGAGGAAAAGGTGCAATGGGAGGTGATCGCGCGCAACAAGCGCTCGGTGACCTGCAACCTGCGGATCCCGGAAGGCCAGCAATTGGCCCGCGAACTGATCGCCAAAGCCGATGTGCTGGTCGAGAACTTCAAACCCGGCACGCTCGAGAAATGGGGCCTCGGCCCCGACGTTCTGCTGGCCGACAACCCCGGCCTCATCATCGCGCGCATGTCCGGTTACGGCCAGGACGGCCCCTACTCCGACCGGGCAGGCTTCGGCGGCATCGGCGAGGCGATGGGCGGCTGGCGCTACATCGTCGGCGACCCGGACCGGCCCCCTGCGCGCATGGGCATCTCGATCGGCGATACGCTGTGCGCGACCTACGGCACGATGGGCGTGCTGGCCGCGCTGCATCATCGGGAGAAGACCGGCGAAGGCCAGGTGATCGATACCGCGCTCTACGAGGCGGTGCTGCAAGTGATGGAGGGGCTGGTCCCCGAATACGATCACAACGGCTTCATCCGCGAACGATCGGGCTCGATCCTGCCGGGCATCGCCCCCTCCAACGTCTACACCTGCAAGGACGGCCCCTTCATGATCGGGGCCAACAAGGATGCGATCTTCGCCCGGCTCGCCCGAGCCATGGGGCGCCCGGAACTGGCCGAAGACCCGCGCTACGCGACGCACCTTGCCCGCGGGAGACACCAGACCGAGCTGGATGATCTCATCAACGCCTGGACGTCGACGCTCACCAT containing:
- a CDS encoding hydantoinase B/oxoprolinase family protein, which translates into the protein MPAQIVETNDTPFQRLDIDPVTLDIIENALRNARIEMDATLVRTAMSPGIREQGDSFPLIADPAGKMIVGQFGSFIDGFLRGFDGTLEDGDMIFLSDPYSCEGAISHSNDWLVLLPVFKDGRLIAYTAMFGHQSDIGGSVPGSMPIRAKSIFEEGVRIPPVKIWKKGEYNEDLMKLVMHQTRKPDWCQADLDALIASCRVAANRVVEMAERFGDDVYYSATQELLARNYRAMKALIGQAVAEEPVSFEDYICDDGMGYGPYKIRCTMRREGDKVVLDFEGTDPQSVASINFYLNENMFKMFFGIYMIMVFDPQILFNDGFYDLIEVRIPEGSLLKPKFPAALSGRTHALGRIFDILGGLLGQKTPEFLNAAGFSSSPHLFYSGWDNRPGHEGNWFQLFQIGFGGIPGRPLGDGPDGHSLWPGFTNVPNEFLERYFPLRIERYETEPDSGGAGLHRGGNGIHMTYRFLADGAIAIHDDRWFVPPWGVNGGHPGERATKILERVDGTKEIVGNKVEEVEVKAGEQLHFITWGGGGWGDPLDRDPELVALEVRQGLVTVDGARDYGVVITDEHSVDSEATAKLREEMKAGRGELPLFDYGPSIDELRAACEAETGLPAPVQPVWHDQPDYAEAAE
- a CDS encoding CoA transferase, with the protein product MGQLLAGPFCGQLLGDMGADVIKLEPPGAGDPMRLWGQGEEKVQWEVIARNKRSVTCNLRIPEGQQLARELIAKADVLVENFKPGTLEKWGLGPDVLLADNPGLIIARMSGYGQDGPYSDRAGFGGIGEAMGGWRYIVGDPDRPPARMGISIGDTLCATYGTMGVLAALHHREKTGEGQVIDTALYEAVLQVMEGLVPEYDHNGFIRERSGSILPGIAPSNVYTCKDGPFMIGANKDAIFARLARAMGRPELAEDPRYATHLARGRHQTELDDLINAWTSTLTIDEVDDLMIEYSIPAGRVYTAKDMLADPHFKAREAIIDVETETHGTLKMQNAFPKFSKSPSGVRRPAPSEPGQHNAEVLSELLGYDEARREELAAAGAL